A single Pan troglodytes isolate AG18354 chromosome X, NHGRI_mPanTro3-v2.0_pri, whole genome shotgun sequence DNA region contains:
- the CDK16 gene encoding cyclin-dependent kinase 16 isoform X3 — MAASPPAADGSFGTCSPSHYSRSSGYSRDLNTEIYPGGADLLVVAIAMDRMKKIKRQLSMTLRGGRGIDKTNGAPEQIGLDESGGGGGSDPGEAPTRAAPGELRSARGPLSSAPEIVHEDLKMGSDGESDQASATSSDEVQSPVRVRMRNHPPRKISTEDINKRLSLPADIRLPEGYLEKLTLNSPIFDKPLSRRLRRVSLSEIGFGKLETYIKLDKLGEGTYATVYKGKSKLTDNLVALKEIRLEHEEGAPCTAIREVSLLKDLKHANIVTLHDIIHTEKSLTLVFEYLDKDLKQYLDDCGNIINMHNVKLFLFQLLRGLAYCHRQKVLHRDLKPQNLLINERGELKLADFGLARAKSIPTKTYSNEVVTLWYRPPDILLGSTDYSTQIDMWGVGCIFYEMATGRPLFPGSTVEEQLHFIFRILGTPTEETWPGILSNEEFKTYNYPKYRAEALLSHAPRLDSDGADLLTKLLQFEGRNRISAEDAMKHPFFLSLGERIHKLPDTTSIFALKEIQLQKEASLRSSSMPDSVAGGQHGRASLPH, encoded by the exons TCACTATTCCAGGTCCTCAGGATATAGCCGTGACCTAAACACAGAAATCTACCCTGGCGGAGCTGATCTTCTAGTTGTGGCG ATCGCCATGGATCGGATGAAGAAGATCAAACGGCAGCTGTCAATGACACTCCGAGGTGGCCGAGGCATAGACAAGACCAATGGTGCCCCTGAGCAGATAGGCCTGGATgagagtggtggtggtggcggcagTGACCCTGGAGAGGCCCCCACACGTGCTGCTCCTGGGGAACTTCGTTCTGCACGGGGCccactcagctctgcaccag AGATTGTGCACGAGGACTTGAAGATGGGGTCTGATGGGGAGAGTGACCAGGCTTCAGCCACGTCCTCGGATGAGGTGCAGTCTCCAGTGAGAGTGCGTATGCGCAACCATCCCCCACGCAAGATCTCCACTGAG GACATCAACAAGCGCCTATCGCTACCAGCTGATATCCGGCTGCCTGAGGGCTACCTGGAGAAGCTGACCCTCAATAGCCCCATCTTTGACAAGCCCCTCAGCCGCCGCCTCCGTCGTGTCAGCCTA TCTGAGATTGGCTTTGGGAAACTGGAGACCTACATTAAGCTGGACAAGCTGGGCGAG GGTACCTATGCCACCGTCTACAAAGGCAAAAGCAAGCTCACAGACAACCTTGTGGCACTCAAGGAGATCAGACTGGAACATGAAGAGGGGGCACCCTGCACCGCCATCCGGGAAG TGTCCCTGCTCAAGGACCTCAAACACGCCAACATCGTTACGCTACATGACATTATCCACACGGAGAAGTCCCTCACCCTTGTCTTTGAGTACCTG GACAAGGACCTGAAGCAGTACCTGGATGACTGTGGGAACATCATCAACATGCACAACGTGAAA CTGTTCCTGTTCCAGCTGCTCCGTGGCCTGGCCTACTGCCACCGGCAGAAGGTGCTACACCGAGACCTCAAGCCCCAGAACCTGCTCATCAACGAGAGGGGAGAGCTCAAGCTGGCTGACTTTG GCCTGGCCCGAGCCAAGTCAATCCCAACAAAGACATACTCCAATGAGGTGGTGACACTGTGGTACCGGCCCCCTGACATCCTGCTTGGGTCCACGGACTACTCCACTCAGATTGACATGTG GGGTGTGGGCTGCATCTTCTATGAGATGGCCACAGGCCGTCCCCTCTTTCCGGGCTCCACGGTGGAGGAACAGCTACACTTCATCTTCCGTATCTTAG GAACCCCAACTGAGGAGACGTGGCCAGGCATCCTGTCCAACGAGGAGTTCAAGACATACAACTACCCCAAGTACCGAGCCGAGGCCCTTTTGAGCCACGCACCCCG ACTTGATAGCGACGGGGCCGACCTCCTCACCAAGCTGTTGCAG tTTGAGGGTCGAAATCGGATCTCCGCAGAGGATGCCATGAAACATCCATTCTTCCTCAGTCTGGGGGAGCGGATCCACAAACTTCCTGACA CTACTTCCATATTTGCACTAAAGGAGATTCAGCTACAAAAGGAGGCCAGCCTTCGGTCTTCGTCGATGCCTGACTCAG TTGCCGGTGGACAGCATGGCCGTGCCAGCCTCCCACACTGA
- the CDK16 gene encoding cyclin-dependent kinase 16 isoform X5, whose translation MQSEIAMDRMKKIKRQLSMTLRGGRGIDKTNGAPEQIGLDESGGGGGSDPGEAPTRAAPGELRSARGPLSSAPEIVHEDLKMGSDGESDQASATSSDEVQSPVRVRMRNHPPRKISTEDINKRLSLPADIRLPEGYLEKLTLNSPIFDKPLSRRLRRVSLSEIGFGKLETYIKLDKLGEGTYATVYKGKSKLTDNLVALKEIRLEHEEGAPCTAIREVSLLKDLKHANIVTLHDIIHTEKSLTLVFEYLDKDLKQYLDDCGNIINMHNVKLFLFQLLRGLAYCHRQKVLHRDLKPQNLLINERGELKLADFGLARAKSIPTKTYSNEVVTLWYRPPDILLGSTDYSTQIDMWGVGCIFYEMATGRPLFPGSTVEEQLHFIFRILGTPTEETWPGILSNEEFKTYNYPKYRAEALLSHAPRLDSDGADLLTKLLQFEGRNRISAEDAMKHPFFLSLGERIHKLPDTTSIFALKEIQLQKEASLRSSSMPDSVAGGQHGRASLPH comes from the exons ATCGCCATGGATCGGATGAAGAAGATCAAACGGCAGCTGTCAATGACACTCCGAGGTGGCCGAGGCATAGACAAGACCAATGGTGCCCCTGAGCAGATAGGCCTGGATgagagtggtggtggtggcggcagTGACCCTGGAGAGGCCCCCACACGTGCTGCTCCTGGGGAACTTCGTTCTGCACGGGGCccactcagctctgcaccag AGATTGTGCACGAGGACTTGAAGATGGGGTCTGATGGGGAGAGTGACCAGGCTTCAGCCACGTCCTCGGATGAGGTGCAGTCTCCAGTGAGAGTGCGTATGCGCAACCATCCCCCACGCAAGATCTCCACTGAG GACATCAACAAGCGCCTATCGCTACCAGCTGATATCCGGCTGCCTGAGGGCTACCTGGAGAAGCTGACCCTCAATAGCCCCATCTTTGACAAGCCCCTCAGCCGCCGCCTCCGTCGTGTCAGCCTA TCTGAGATTGGCTTTGGGAAACTGGAGACCTACATTAAGCTGGACAAGCTGGGCGAG GGTACCTATGCCACCGTCTACAAAGGCAAAAGCAAGCTCACAGACAACCTTGTGGCACTCAAGGAGATCAGACTGGAACATGAAGAGGGGGCACCCTGCACCGCCATCCGGGAAG TGTCCCTGCTCAAGGACCTCAAACACGCCAACATCGTTACGCTACATGACATTATCCACACGGAGAAGTCCCTCACCCTTGTCTTTGAGTACCTG GACAAGGACCTGAAGCAGTACCTGGATGACTGTGGGAACATCATCAACATGCACAACGTGAAA CTGTTCCTGTTCCAGCTGCTCCGTGGCCTGGCCTACTGCCACCGGCAGAAGGTGCTACACCGAGACCTCAAGCCCCAGAACCTGCTCATCAACGAGAGGGGAGAGCTCAAGCTGGCTGACTTTG GCCTGGCCCGAGCCAAGTCAATCCCAACAAAGACATACTCCAATGAGGTGGTGACACTGTGGTACCGGCCCCCTGACATCCTGCTTGGGTCCACGGACTACTCCACTCAGATTGACATGTG GGGTGTGGGCTGCATCTTCTATGAGATGGCCACAGGCCGTCCCCTCTTTCCGGGCTCCACGGTGGAGGAACAGCTACACTTCATCTTCCGTATCTTAG GAACCCCAACTGAGGAGACGTGGCCAGGCATCCTGTCCAACGAGGAGTTCAAGACATACAACTACCCCAAGTACCGAGCCGAGGCCCTTTTGAGCCACGCACCCCG ACTTGATAGCGACGGGGCCGACCTCCTCACCAAGCTGTTGCAG tTTGAGGGTCGAAATCGGATCTCCGCAGAGGATGCCATGAAACATCCATTCTTCCTCAGTCTGGGGGAGCGGATCCACAAACTTCCTGACA CTACTTCCATATTTGCACTAAAGGAGATTCAGCTACAAAAGGAGGCCAGCCTTCGGTCTTCGTCGATGCCTGACTCAG TTGCCGGTGGACAGCATGGCCGTGCCAGCCTCCCACACTGA
- the CDK16 gene encoding cyclin-dependent kinase 16 isoform X6: MQSEIAMDRMKKIKRQLSMTLRGGRGIDKTNGAPEQIGLDESGGGGGSDPGEAPTRAAPGELRSARGPLSSAPEIVHEDLKMGSDGESDQASATSSDEVQSPVRVRMRNHPPRKISTEDINKRLSLPADIRLPEGYLEKLTLNSPIFDKPLSRRLRRVSLSEIGFGKLETYIKLDKLGEGTYATVYKGKSKLTDNLVALKEIRLEHEEGAPCTAIREVSLLKDLKHANIVTLHDIIHTEKSLTLVFEYLDKDLKQYLDDCGNIINMHNVKLFLFQLLRGLAYCHRQKVLHRDLKPQNLLINERGELKLADFGLARAKSIPTKTYSNEVVTLWYRPPDILLGSTDYSTQIDMWGVGCIFYEMATGRPLFPGSTVEEQLHFIFRILGTPTEETWPGILSNEEFKTYNYPKYRAEALLSHAPRLDSDGADLLTKLLQFEGRNRISAEDAMKHPFFLSLGERIHKLPDTTSIFALKEIQLQKEASLRSSSMPDSGRPAFRVVDTEF; this comes from the exons ATCGCCATGGATCGGATGAAGAAGATCAAACGGCAGCTGTCAATGACACTCCGAGGTGGCCGAGGCATAGACAAGACCAATGGTGCCCCTGAGCAGATAGGCCTGGATgagagtggtggtggtggcggcagTGACCCTGGAGAGGCCCCCACACGTGCTGCTCCTGGGGAACTTCGTTCTGCACGGGGCccactcagctctgcaccag AGATTGTGCACGAGGACTTGAAGATGGGGTCTGATGGGGAGAGTGACCAGGCTTCAGCCACGTCCTCGGATGAGGTGCAGTCTCCAGTGAGAGTGCGTATGCGCAACCATCCCCCACGCAAGATCTCCACTGAG GACATCAACAAGCGCCTATCGCTACCAGCTGATATCCGGCTGCCTGAGGGCTACCTGGAGAAGCTGACCCTCAATAGCCCCATCTTTGACAAGCCCCTCAGCCGCCGCCTCCGTCGTGTCAGCCTA TCTGAGATTGGCTTTGGGAAACTGGAGACCTACATTAAGCTGGACAAGCTGGGCGAG GGTACCTATGCCACCGTCTACAAAGGCAAAAGCAAGCTCACAGACAACCTTGTGGCACTCAAGGAGATCAGACTGGAACATGAAGAGGGGGCACCCTGCACCGCCATCCGGGAAG TGTCCCTGCTCAAGGACCTCAAACACGCCAACATCGTTACGCTACATGACATTATCCACACGGAGAAGTCCCTCACCCTTGTCTTTGAGTACCTG GACAAGGACCTGAAGCAGTACCTGGATGACTGTGGGAACATCATCAACATGCACAACGTGAAA CTGTTCCTGTTCCAGCTGCTCCGTGGCCTGGCCTACTGCCACCGGCAGAAGGTGCTACACCGAGACCTCAAGCCCCAGAACCTGCTCATCAACGAGAGGGGAGAGCTCAAGCTGGCTGACTTTG GCCTGGCCCGAGCCAAGTCAATCCCAACAAAGACATACTCCAATGAGGTGGTGACACTGTGGTACCGGCCCCCTGACATCCTGCTTGGGTCCACGGACTACTCCACTCAGATTGACATGTG GGGTGTGGGCTGCATCTTCTATGAGATGGCCACAGGCCGTCCCCTCTTTCCGGGCTCCACGGTGGAGGAACAGCTACACTTCATCTTCCGTATCTTAG GAACCCCAACTGAGGAGACGTGGCCAGGCATCCTGTCCAACGAGGAGTTCAAGACATACAACTACCCCAAGTACCGAGCCGAGGCCCTTTTGAGCCACGCACCCCG ACTTGATAGCGACGGGGCCGACCTCCTCACCAAGCTGTTGCAG tTTGAGGGTCGAAATCGGATCTCCGCAGAGGATGCCATGAAACATCCATTCTTCCTCAGTCTGGGGGAGCGGATCCACAAACTTCCTGACA CTACTTCCATATTTGCACTAAAGGAGATTCAGCTACAAAAGGAGGCCAGCCTTCGGTCTTCGTCGATGCCTGACTCAG GCAGGCCAGCTTTCCGTGTGGTGGACACCGAGTTCTAA
- the CDK16 gene encoding cyclin-dependent kinase 16 isoform X4 has protein sequence MAASPPAADGSFGTCSPSHYSRSSGYSRDLNTEIYPGGADLLVVAIAMDRMKKIKRQLSMTLRGGRGIDKTNGAPEQIGLDESGGGGGSDPGEAPTRAAPGELRSARGPLSSAPEIVHEDLKMGSDGESDQASATSSDEVQSPVRVRMRNHPPRKISTEDINKRLSLPADIRLPEGYLEKLTLNSPIFDKPLSRRLRRVSLSEIGFGKLETYIKLDKLGEGTYATVYKGKSKLTDNLVALKEIRLEHEEGAPCTAIREVSLLKDLKHANIVTLHDIIHTEKSLTLVFEYLDKDLKQYLDDCGNIINMHNVKLFLFQLLRGLAYCHRQKVLHRDLKPQNLLINERGELKLADFGLARAKSIPTKTYSNEVVTLWYRPPDILLGSTDYSTQIDMWGVGCIFYEMATGRPLFPGSTVEEQLHFIFRILGTPTEETWPGILSNEEFKTYNYPKYRAEALLSHAPRLDSDGADLLTKLLQFEGRNRISAEDAMKHPFFLSLGERIHKLPDTTSIFALKEIQLQKEASLRSSSMPDSGRPAFRVVDTEF, from the exons TCACTATTCCAGGTCCTCAGGATATAGCCGTGACCTAAACACAGAAATCTACCCTGGCGGAGCTGATCTTCTAGTTGTGGCG ATCGCCATGGATCGGATGAAGAAGATCAAACGGCAGCTGTCAATGACACTCCGAGGTGGCCGAGGCATAGACAAGACCAATGGTGCCCCTGAGCAGATAGGCCTGGATgagagtggtggtggtggcggcagTGACCCTGGAGAGGCCCCCACACGTGCTGCTCCTGGGGAACTTCGTTCTGCACGGGGCccactcagctctgcaccag AGATTGTGCACGAGGACTTGAAGATGGGGTCTGATGGGGAGAGTGACCAGGCTTCAGCCACGTCCTCGGATGAGGTGCAGTCTCCAGTGAGAGTGCGTATGCGCAACCATCCCCCACGCAAGATCTCCACTGAG GACATCAACAAGCGCCTATCGCTACCAGCTGATATCCGGCTGCCTGAGGGCTACCTGGAGAAGCTGACCCTCAATAGCCCCATCTTTGACAAGCCCCTCAGCCGCCGCCTCCGTCGTGTCAGCCTA TCTGAGATTGGCTTTGGGAAACTGGAGACCTACATTAAGCTGGACAAGCTGGGCGAG GGTACCTATGCCACCGTCTACAAAGGCAAAAGCAAGCTCACAGACAACCTTGTGGCACTCAAGGAGATCAGACTGGAACATGAAGAGGGGGCACCCTGCACCGCCATCCGGGAAG TGTCCCTGCTCAAGGACCTCAAACACGCCAACATCGTTACGCTACATGACATTATCCACACGGAGAAGTCCCTCACCCTTGTCTTTGAGTACCTG GACAAGGACCTGAAGCAGTACCTGGATGACTGTGGGAACATCATCAACATGCACAACGTGAAA CTGTTCCTGTTCCAGCTGCTCCGTGGCCTGGCCTACTGCCACCGGCAGAAGGTGCTACACCGAGACCTCAAGCCCCAGAACCTGCTCATCAACGAGAGGGGAGAGCTCAAGCTGGCTGACTTTG GCCTGGCCCGAGCCAAGTCAATCCCAACAAAGACATACTCCAATGAGGTGGTGACACTGTGGTACCGGCCCCCTGACATCCTGCTTGGGTCCACGGACTACTCCACTCAGATTGACATGTG GGGTGTGGGCTGCATCTTCTATGAGATGGCCACAGGCCGTCCCCTCTTTCCGGGCTCCACGGTGGAGGAACAGCTACACTTCATCTTCCGTATCTTAG GAACCCCAACTGAGGAGACGTGGCCAGGCATCCTGTCCAACGAGGAGTTCAAGACATACAACTACCCCAAGTACCGAGCCGAGGCCCTTTTGAGCCACGCACCCCG ACTTGATAGCGACGGGGCCGACCTCCTCACCAAGCTGTTGCAG tTTGAGGGTCGAAATCGGATCTCCGCAGAGGATGCCATGAAACATCCATTCTTCCTCAGTCTGGGGGAGCGGATCCACAAACTTCCTGACA CTACTTCCATATTTGCACTAAAGGAGATTCAGCTACAAAAGGAGGCCAGCCTTCGGTCTTCGTCGATGCCTGACTCAG GCAGGCCAGCTTTCCGTGTGGTGGACACCGAGTTCTAA
- the CDK16 gene encoding cyclin-dependent kinase 16 isoform X1, with protein MPLYGRARGHVTHPSILGTRPGRPMAGPITAAVPEKICNGAFCSCSGAFPLDPNNPSLGPLPSISHLNLRTQIAMDRMKKIKRQLSMTLRGGRGIDKTNGAPEQIGLDESGGGGGSDPGEAPTRAAPGELRSARGPLSSAPEIVHEDLKMGSDGESDQASATSSDEVQSPVRVRMRNHPPRKISTEDINKRLSLPADIRLPEGYLEKLTLNSPIFDKPLSRRLRRVSLSEIGFGKLETYIKLDKLGEGTYATVYKGKSKLTDNLVALKEIRLEHEEGAPCTAIREVSLLKDLKHANIVTLHDIIHTEKSLTLVFEYLDKDLKQYLDDCGNIINMHNVKLFLFQLLRGLAYCHRQKVLHRDLKPQNLLINERGELKLADFGLARAKSIPTKTYSNEVVTLWYRPPDILLGSTDYSTQIDMWGVGCIFYEMATGRPLFPGSTVEEQLHFIFRILGTPTEETWPGILSNEEFKTYNYPKYRAEALLSHAPRLDSDGADLLTKLLQFEGRNRISAEDAMKHPFFLSLGERIHKLPDTTSIFALKEIQLQKEASLRSSSMPDSVAGGQHGRASLPH; from the exons ATGCCACTCTATGGCCGTGCTCGAGGCCATGTCACCCATCCTTCAATTCTGGGCACACGCCCTGGCCGACCCATGGCTGGGCCCATCACTGCAGCTGTACCTGAGAAGATCTGCAATGGAGCCTTCTGCTCCTGCAGTGGGGCTTTTCCCCTAGATCCCAACAATCCATCGTTAGGGCCCTTGCCCTCAATCAGCCACCTAAATCTGAGAACTCAG ATCGCCATGGATCGGATGAAGAAGATCAAACGGCAGCTGTCAATGACACTCCGAGGTGGCCGAGGCATAGACAAGACCAATGGTGCCCCTGAGCAGATAGGCCTGGATgagagtggtggtggtggcggcagTGACCCTGGAGAGGCCCCCACACGTGCTGCTCCTGGGGAACTTCGTTCTGCACGGGGCccactcagctctgcaccag AGATTGTGCACGAGGACTTGAAGATGGGGTCTGATGGGGAGAGTGACCAGGCTTCAGCCACGTCCTCGGATGAGGTGCAGTCTCCAGTGAGAGTGCGTATGCGCAACCATCCCCCACGCAAGATCTCCACTGAG GACATCAACAAGCGCCTATCGCTACCAGCTGATATCCGGCTGCCTGAGGGCTACCTGGAGAAGCTGACCCTCAATAGCCCCATCTTTGACAAGCCCCTCAGCCGCCGCCTCCGTCGTGTCAGCCTA TCTGAGATTGGCTTTGGGAAACTGGAGACCTACATTAAGCTGGACAAGCTGGGCGAG GGTACCTATGCCACCGTCTACAAAGGCAAAAGCAAGCTCACAGACAACCTTGTGGCACTCAAGGAGATCAGACTGGAACATGAAGAGGGGGCACCCTGCACCGCCATCCGGGAAG TGTCCCTGCTCAAGGACCTCAAACACGCCAACATCGTTACGCTACATGACATTATCCACACGGAGAAGTCCCTCACCCTTGTCTTTGAGTACCTG GACAAGGACCTGAAGCAGTACCTGGATGACTGTGGGAACATCATCAACATGCACAACGTGAAA CTGTTCCTGTTCCAGCTGCTCCGTGGCCTGGCCTACTGCCACCGGCAGAAGGTGCTACACCGAGACCTCAAGCCCCAGAACCTGCTCATCAACGAGAGGGGAGAGCTCAAGCTGGCTGACTTTG GCCTGGCCCGAGCCAAGTCAATCCCAACAAAGACATACTCCAATGAGGTGGTGACACTGTGGTACCGGCCCCCTGACATCCTGCTTGGGTCCACGGACTACTCCACTCAGATTGACATGTG GGGTGTGGGCTGCATCTTCTATGAGATGGCCACAGGCCGTCCCCTCTTTCCGGGCTCCACGGTGGAGGAACAGCTACACTTCATCTTCCGTATCTTAG GAACCCCAACTGAGGAGACGTGGCCAGGCATCCTGTCCAACGAGGAGTTCAAGACATACAACTACCCCAAGTACCGAGCCGAGGCCCTTTTGAGCCACGCACCCCG ACTTGATAGCGACGGGGCCGACCTCCTCACCAAGCTGTTGCAG tTTGAGGGTCGAAATCGGATCTCCGCAGAGGATGCCATGAAACATCCATTCTTCCTCAGTCTGGGGGAGCGGATCCACAAACTTCCTGACA CTACTTCCATATTTGCACTAAAGGAGATTCAGCTACAAAAGGAGGCCAGCCTTCGGTCTTCGTCGATGCCTGACTCAG TTGCCGGTGGACAGCATGGCCGTGCCAGCCTCCCACACTGA
- the CDK16 gene encoding cyclin-dependent kinase 16 isoform X2 has product MPLYGRARGHVTHPSILGTRPGRPMAGPITAAVPEKICNGAFCSCSGAFPLDPNNPSLGPLPSISHLNLRTQIAMDRMKKIKRQLSMTLRGGRGIDKTNGAPEQIGLDESGGGGGSDPGEAPTRAAPGELRSARGPLSSAPEIVHEDLKMGSDGESDQASATSSDEVQSPVRVRMRNHPPRKISTEDINKRLSLPADIRLPEGYLEKLTLNSPIFDKPLSRRLRRVSLSEIGFGKLETYIKLDKLGEGTYATVYKGKSKLTDNLVALKEIRLEHEEGAPCTAIREVSLLKDLKHANIVTLHDIIHTEKSLTLVFEYLDKDLKQYLDDCGNIINMHNVKLFLFQLLRGLAYCHRQKVLHRDLKPQNLLINERGELKLADFGLARAKSIPTKTYSNEVVTLWYRPPDILLGSTDYSTQIDMWGVGCIFYEMATGRPLFPGSTVEEQLHFIFRILGTPTEETWPGILSNEEFKTYNYPKYRAEALLSHAPRLDSDGADLLTKLLQFEGRNRISAEDAMKHPFFLSLGERIHKLPDTTSIFALKEIQLQKEASLRSSSMPDSGRPAFRVVDTEF; this is encoded by the exons ATGCCACTCTATGGCCGTGCTCGAGGCCATGTCACCCATCCTTCAATTCTGGGCACACGCCCTGGCCGACCCATGGCTGGGCCCATCACTGCAGCTGTACCTGAGAAGATCTGCAATGGAGCCTTCTGCTCCTGCAGTGGGGCTTTTCCCCTAGATCCCAACAATCCATCGTTAGGGCCCTTGCCCTCAATCAGCCACCTAAATCTGAGAACTCAG ATCGCCATGGATCGGATGAAGAAGATCAAACGGCAGCTGTCAATGACACTCCGAGGTGGCCGAGGCATAGACAAGACCAATGGTGCCCCTGAGCAGATAGGCCTGGATgagagtggtggtggtggcggcagTGACCCTGGAGAGGCCCCCACACGTGCTGCTCCTGGGGAACTTCGTTCTGCACGGGGCccactcagctctgcaccag AGATTGTGCACGAGGACTTGAAGATGGGGTCTGATGGGGAGAGTGACCAGGCTTCAGCCACGTCCTCGGATGAGGTGCAGTCTCCAGTGAGAGTGCGTATGCGCAACCATCCCCCACGCAAGATCTCCACTGAG GACATCAACAAGCGCCTATCGCTACCAGCTGATATCCGGCTGCCTGAGGGCTACCTGGAGAAGCTGACCCTCAATAGCCCCATCTTTGACAAGCCCCTCAGCCGCCGCCTCCGTCGTGTCAGCCTA TCTGAGATTGGCTTTGGGAAACTGGAGACCTACATTAAGCTGGACAAGCTGGGCGAG GGTACCTATGCCACCGTCTACAAAGGCAAAAGCAAGCTCACAGACAACCTTGTGGCACTCAAGGAGATCAGACTGGAACATGAAGAGGGGGCACCCTGCACCGCCATCCGGGAAG TGTCCCTGCTCAAGGACCTCAAACACGCCAACATCGTTACGCTACATGACATTATCCACACGGAGAAGTCCCTCACCCTTGTCTTTGAGTACCTG GACAAGGACCTGAAGCAGTACCTGGATGACTGTGGGAACATCATCAACATGCACAACGTGAAA CTGTTCCTGTTCCAGCTGCTCCGTGGCCTGGCCTACTGCCACCGGCAGAAGGTGCTACACCGAGACCTCAAGCCCCAGAACCTGCTCATCAACGAGAGGGGAGAGCTCAAGCTGGCTGACTTTG GCCTGGCCCGAGCCAAGTCAATCCCAACAAAGACATACTCCAATGAGGTGGTGACACTGTGGTACCGGCCCCCTGACATCCTGCTTGGGTCCACGGACTACTCCACTCAGATTGACATGTG GGGTGTGGGCTGCATCTTCTATGAGATGGCCACAGGCCGTCCCCTCTTTCCGGGCTCCACGGTGGAGGAACAGCTACACTTCATCTTCCGTATCTTAG GAACCCCAACTGAGGAGACGTGGCCAGGCATCCTGTCCAACGAGGAGTTCAAGACATACAACTACCCCAAGTACCGAGCCGAGGCCCTTTTGAGCCACGCACCCCG ACTTGATAGCGACGGGGCCGACCTCCTCACCAAGCTGTTGCAG tTTGAGGGTCGAAATCGGATCTCCGCAGAGGATGCCATGAAACATCCATTCTTCCTCAGTCTGGGGGAGCGGATCCACAAACTTCCTGACA CTACTTCCATATTTGCACTAAAGGAGATTCAGCTACAAAAGGAGGCCAGCCTTCGGTCTTCGTCGATGCCTGACTCAG GCAGGCCAGCTTTCCGTGTGGTGGACACCGAGTTCTAA